Proteins encoded together in one Synechococcus sp. A15-62 window:
- a CDS encoding TolC family protein, with product MRRITAGICLVAGVVSSGISPALSQDAIQLESDSIDQTTLPDAIDLKGARPKADPSVLSPAADVLPPSLESLVAPPSLALPDAPSQVRIRELRPLSLEEAIQLAEFNSPKLKAAASQVDQAKSALRAAIAAWYPTVDLTANGLPEYFKSYSYRNSPPDRVVRKPTGQTNPDTGEETLRPETRDGYKERYGREWRLKVGLKVSWDLINPTRVPQIAAARDQFERARESYLIALRDLRLETSTAYFDLQEADEGMRIGQASVKASLVSLRDARARFNAGVNTKLEVLEAETQLARDRNLLTTNLGQQSVSRRNLAVVLDLPQDVTPTAATPARPLGLWTPSLQESIVAAYNYREELDQLILDISINNSQANASLAAVQPVLSFVNSTTTSRTQGQTGQPSSDIDMGDFTYGIQNSTALTANWRLFDGGRARAEYRRSKEASEESRFNFARTRDQIRLEVEQSFFDLRTAIQNIDTTSSEVLSSRESLRLSQLRVQAGVSTQREVVDNQRDLTNAELRYAGAIKAYNTSLAQLRRRTGLDALVACNAVSLPAMKQELEQPLIPIEPTPLKSACPSVATAGSSINQNQDSPVQPLW from the coding sequence GTGCGCCGGATCACCGCGGGTATTTGTCTCGTAGCGGGCGTTGTTTCCTCCGGTATCTCACCTGCGCTCAGCCAAGATGCGATTCAGCTTGAGTCGGATTCGATTGACCAGACCACGCTCCCGGATGCGATTGATCTGAAGGGTGCACGCCCCAAGGCAGATCCCTCTGTTTTGTCACCAGCAGCGGATGTTTTGCCGCCGTCGCTTGAATCGCTCGTTGCTCCACCCAGTCTGGCCCTCCCAGATGCGCCGTCTCAGGTGCGCATCCGTGAACTGCGCCCGCTCTCTCTGGAGGAGGCCATTCAGCTGGCCGAGTTCAACAGTCCGAAGCTCAAAGCTGCGGCCAGTCAGGTCGACCAGGCCAAGTCAGCTCTGCGTGCAGCCATTGCCGCTTGGTATCCCACTGTCGACCTGACGGCCAACGGGTTACCCGAGTATTTCAAGTCTTATTCCTACCGCAACAGTCCGCCGGATCGGGTAGTTCGCAAACCCACGGGACAAACCAACCCCGACACTGGGGAAGAGACCCTCAGGCCCGAGACTAGGGATGGGTACAAAGAACGTTATGGCCGTGAATGGCGTCTCAAAGTCGGCTTGAAGGTGAGTTGGGATTTGATTAATCCCACACGGGTTCCTCAGATCGCCGCAGCTCGTGATCAATTTGAAAGGGCGCGAGAGTCTTACCTCATTGCCTTGCGTGATCTTCGCTTGGAGACCTCGACGGCTTACTTCGATTTGCAGGAAGCAGACGAAGGTATGCGTATTGGTCAGGCTTCTGTCAAAGCATCACTTGTCAGCCTCCGTGATGCACGGGCTCGCTTCAACGCTGGGGTGAATACCAAGTTGGAAGTTTTGGAGGCTGAGACTCAACTGGCCCGTGACCGCAATCTGCTGACGACCAATCTCGGTCAACAGTCAGTGTCTCGTCGCAACCTCGCTGTCGTACTCGACCTTCCCCAGGACGTCACTCCCACGGCGGCAACGCCTGCGCGACCTTTGGGCTTGTGGACCCCATCACTTCAAGAAAGCATCGTTGCGGCTTACAACTATCGCGAGGAGCTTGATCAACTGATCCTCGATATCTCGATCAACAACAGCCAGGCGAATGCGTCTTTGGCTGCTGTTCAGCCTGTTCTCAGTTTCGTGAATTCCACCACGACCTCCCGTACCCAAGGCCAAACCGGGCAGCCATCGAGCGACATTGATATGGGCGACTTCACCTATGGCATTCAGAACAGCACGGCGTTGACGGCGAATTGGCGGTTGTTTGATGGTGGTCGCGCCAGGGCCGAATACCGGCGCTCCAAGGAGGCCTCTGAAGAGAGCCGATTCAATTTCGCGAGAACCCGTGATCAGATCCGGCTTGAGGTTGAGCAAAGCTTTTTTGATCTGCGAACAGCTATCCAGAACATCGACACCACATCGAGCGAAGTCCTCTCATCGCGTGAATCCCTGCGTTTGTCACAACTGCGGGTTCAGGCCGGTGTAAGCACCCAACGGGAAGTGGTCGATAACCAGCGCGATCTCACCAACGCCGAGCTTCGCTATGCGGGTGCCATCAAGGCCTACAACACGAGCCTGGCGCAGCTGAGACGTCGAACAGGATTGGATGCTCTTGTGGCCTGCAATGCGGTTTCACTGCCGGCCATGAAGCAGGAACTTGAACAACCGTTGATTCCGATTGAGCCCACTCCGCTCAAGTCAGCTTGTCCCTCGGTGGCTACTGCAGGTTCATCGATCAACCAAAATCAGGACAGTCCTGTTCAGCCTCTGTGGTGA
- a CDS encoding TIGR03279 family radical SAM protein: MWNEPSAGVAVAALDPSSSGRQPQPAVVASVEPGSIGEELGFEPGDQLLSINGIRPRDLIDYRYLCVEEELCLEVRDAKGELHRVELEKDADDGLGLAFTEALFDGLRQCNNNCPFCFIDQQPPGRRDSLYLKDDDYRLSFLYGSYLTLTNLGEADWQRIEEQRLSPLFVSVHATDPELRSRLLVNPRAAQVMDQLAWFDQRDLQIHAQVVVCPGLNDGPALERTLNDLASFAAGPWPAVLSAAVVPVGLTRFRPTDDGLVPVDPDCARRVIAQVEPMQQHFQEVLGTRFAWLSDEWYLVAGLPLPPRDNYEDLPQQENGVGSIRAFLESLDAATEDLPTSVLEPRRCSWVVGQIVAQALQPVAERLNAVDGVEFHLIGLPSPYWGQEQVVTGLLTGQDLLRGLKGKELGNELLLPSVMLRQGQPVFLDDMTLEALAAQLPVPIRIVHGAADVVDSVLGAVGKSP, translated from the coding sequence ATCCAAGCAGCAGTGGACGTCAACCGCAGCCCGCGGTGGTGGCGTCTGTGGAGCCCGGCTCGATCGGGGAGGAGCTGGGTTTTGAGCCGGGCGATCAGTTGCTCAGCATCAATGGCATTCGCCCGCGCGATTTGATCGATTACCGCTACCTGTGCGTGGAGGAGGAGCTTTGCCTTGAGGTGCGTGATGCCAAGGGTGAGCTGCATCGTGTGGAGCTGGAAAAAGATGCCGATGACGGCCTTGGGCTGGCCTTCACCGAGGCTCTGTTTGATGGCTTGCGCCAGTGCAACAACAACTGTCCGTTCTGTTTCATCGATCAGCAGCCCCCGGGGCGGCGCGACAGCCTTTATCTCAAAGACGACGATTACCGGCTGAGTTTTCTCTATGGCTCCTATCTGACGCTCACCAACCTGGGTGAGGCCGACTGGCAGCGAATTGAGGAGCAGCGCTTGTCGCCTTTGTTTGTGTCGGTGCATGCCACGGATCCCGAGCTGCGCTCACGACTGCTGGTCAATCCGCGTGCTGCCCAGGTGATGGATCAGCTCGCCTGGTTTGATCAGCGTGATCTGCAGATCCACGCCCAGGTAGTGGTTTGTCCAGGGCTGAACGATGGCCCTGCCCTTGAGAGAACGCTGAACGACCTCGCCTCTTTCGCAGCTGGCCCCTGGCCGGCGGTGCTGTCTGCGGCGGTGGTGCCGGTGGGGCTCACCCGCTTCAGGCCGACGGATGACGGCTTGGTTCCTGTTGATCCGGACTGCGCCCGTCGGGTGATTGCTCAGGTGGAACCCATGCAGCAGCACTTTCAGGAGGTTTTGGGCACCCGTTTTGCCTGGCTCTCTGATGAGTGGTACTTGGTGGCGGGGTTGCCCTTGCCGCCCCGGGACAACTACGAGGATCTGCCGCAGCAGGAAAACGGCGTGGGCAGCATCCGCGCTTTCCTTGAATCCTTGGATGCAGCGACTGAGGATTTGCCCACTTCTGTCCTTGAGCCCCGGCGTTGCAGTTGGGTGGTTGGTCAAATCGTGGCCCAGGCGTTGCAGCCCGTGGCTGAACGGCTCAATGCTGTTGATGGCGTTGAGTTTCATCTGATCGGGTTGCCGAGTCCCTATTGGGGGCAGGAGCAAGTGGTTACAGGACTGCTGACAGGACAGGATCTGCTCCGTGGGCTGAAGGGCAAAGAGCTGGGCAATGAGCTGCTGCTGCCATCGGTGATGTTGCGGCAGGGCCAGCCGGTCTTCCTGGATGACATGACTCTTGAGGCCCTGGCGGCGCAGTTGCCGGTTCCCATTCGGATCGTGCATGGGGCGGCTGACGTCGTGGACTCAGTTTTGGGAGCAGTAGGAAAAAGTCCCTAA